One Photobacterium sp. TY1-4 genomic window carries:
- a CDS encoding M13 family metallopeptidase, giving the protein MQTIVWHQLVRSILILLWLVAAGAQAKPEPQQDYYHFANAAWLDNTPIPEDMPGVDNFVQLTLKVNALVRESLEALEQRKTPLTAYEQQLLDLYHSYLDTDRRNQLGITPLVPELKLIADAKDHQQLAGVFAAFQRQGIGVPLVMAVMPDPKQSTRHVLGVVQYGLGQSQAVLVGEDDRSKKIRELYQTHIAKMLSLAGITGAAEKAPQVLTLEQQLARIQWTPAQNRDPRKKYNPFTLAQLQQTLSTFPVQAMMSDLGVASVEGVVVQQPSYLEALNALFPSTKVAVWQDYLRMRLLAERGPLLTQDFQDELNRYQRALGGSQKEMPQWLRAVLFLGESVDMLVGRVYIEQQFSREALAQVNHIVQTIKEEYSMAIEGSTLFSDATKAEALAKLKNMRFYVGYPEVWKDYSTLKVAPDDLVGNARAIARFDHESMVAKLSQPVDPDEWLQSPTVVNAYYQPSANKFILLAAILQPPFFDAAWDDAAQFGGIGFIIGHEIGHGFDDQGSQFDAEGNLRNWWTAADRKKFNAVAARAVAQANAYEILPGHFLNGELELGEILGDLNGLHIAYRAHRRIMSTEQDPQQADRTFFEQAAKVWRSNLRQPILLKFLETDGHPPGEYRVNGIFPHLDAFHTLYQTQVGDGMYLAPKDRLKIW; this is encoded by the coding sequence ATGCAAACGATAGTGTGGCATCAGTTGGTCCGTTCAATCCTTATTCTTCTCTGGCTCGTCGCCGCCGGTGCGCAGGCCAAGCCAGAGCCTCAGCAAGATTATTATCATTTCGCCAATGCAGCATGGTTGGACAATACGCCGATCCCGGAGGATATGCCGGGCGTGGATAATTTTGTCCAGCTGACCCTCAAGGTCAATGCGCTGGTGCGGGAGTCGCTTGAAGCGCTGGAACAACGCAAGACGCCGTTAACGGCTTATGAGCAGCAACTCCTGGATCTCTATCATTCCTATCTCGACACCGACCGGCGCAATCAGCTGGGGATCACTCCGCTGGTGCCTGAGCTGAAGTTGATTGCCGATGCGAAGGATCATCAACAGCTCGCGGGCGTGTTTGCGGCGTTTCAGCGCCAGGGCATTGGTGTTCCCCTGGTGATGGCGGTCATGCCCGATCCCAAGCAGTCGACACGGCATGTACTGGGTGTGGTTCAGTACGGACTGGGGCAGAGCCAGGCGGTGTTAGTCGGCGAGGATGATCGCTCGAAAAAAATCCGCGAGCTCTATCAAACCCATATCGCCAAGATGCTTTCGTTGGCCGGTATTACCGGGGCAGCGGAAAAAGCCCCTCAGGTCTTGACGCTGGAGCAGCAACTGGCCCGGATCCAGTGGACACCGGCTCAGAATCGGGATCCCCGCAAGAAATACAATCCTTTCACCCTGGCTCAGTTGCAACAGACGCTGAGTACCTTTCCGGTGCAAGCCATGATGTCTGACTTGGGAGTCGCATCGGTTGAGGGCGTAGTGGTGCAGCAGCCATCGTATCTGGAAGCGCTCAATGCACTCTTTCCCTCAACCAAGGTGGCGGTGTGGCAAGACTATCTGCGGATGCGTTTGCTGGCTGAAAGAGGACCGTTGCTGACCCAGGATTTCCAGGATGAACTGAATCGTTATCAACGGGCGCTGGGCGGCTCACAGAAAGAAATGCCGCAGTGGCTCAGAGCGGTGCTGTTTTTGGGAGAAAGCGTAGATATGCTGGTTGGCCGGGTGTACATCGAACAGCAGTTCAGCCGTGAAGCGCTGGCCCAGGTGAATCACATTGTTCAGACCATCAAGGAAGAATACAGCATGGCGATTGAAGGCTCGACGCTGTTCAGTGATGCAACCAAAGCGGAGGCGCTCGCCAAGCTGAAGAACATGCGCTTTTATGTTGGCTATCCTGAAGTGTGGAAAGACTACAGTACCTTGAAAGTGGCCCCGGATGATCTCGTTGGGAATGCCCGGGCCATCGCCCGCTTTGATCACGAGTCTATGGTGGCGAAGCTGAGCCAGCCGGTCGACCCGGATGAATGGCTTCAGTCACCGACCGTGGTCAACGCTTATTATCAACCGTCGGCGAATAAATTTATCCTGCTGGCTGCGATCCTGCAGCCGCCGTTTTTCGATGCGGCTTGGGATGATGCAGCGCAATTTGGCGGGATTGGTTTTATTATCGGCCATGAAATTGGTCATGGCTTTGATGATCAGGGGAGTCAGTTTGATGCCGAAGGGAACCTGAGGAACTGGTGGACAGCAGCAGATCGTAAGAAGTTCAATGCGGTGGCGGCGCGGGCCGTGGCTCAGGCCAATGCGTATGAAATTTTGCCGGGACATTTTCTCAATGGCGAACTGGAGCTGGGCGAGATCCTGGGAGACCTGAATGGGCTGCATATCGCCTACCGCGCGCATCGGCGCATCATGAGCACGGAGCAGGATCCGCAGCAAGCTGATCGTACGTTCTTTGAACAGGCGGCTAAGGTGTGGCGCAGCAATCTTCGTCAGCCCATTTTGCTGAAGTTCCTTGAAACCGATGGCCACCCGCCCGGAGAGTATCGGGTAAACGGCATCTTTCCGCATCTGGATGCGTTTCATACCCTGTATCAAACTCAGGTCGGGGATGGGATGTACCTCGCGCCAAAAGACCGGCTTAAAATTTGGTAG
- a CDS encoding DEAD/DEAH box helicase, which translates to MPFSKLGLSKPLTQAVAALGYTQPTTIQAKAIPVILEGKNLIAAAQTGTGKTASFVLPILEKLSQGQTKKKKRIRALILVPTRELAIQVEEKITQYGQDLGLTSLAMYGGVDEQQQKQRLIEGVDVLVATPGRLLDLYGQRAVYFEEVEMLVLDEADRMLDMGFIDDLNKILDRLPEDIQQLLFSATLSRKVRDLAKSAVIDPHEITIAANQASKANIEQWLITVDKDKKSALLSHLINENQWDQALIFIETKHGAAKLVSQLEKRGIAAEAFHSGRSQAARAQLLEDFKAGSLKYLVATGVAARGIDIEELSRVVNYDLPFPADEYVHRIGRTGRANASGEAISFVSKDNFKNLCMIESRLGHLIERREVEGFAPKKPVPISILNYVPKSKRQPQDKG; encoded by the coding sequence ATGCCATTCTCTAAACTTGGACTGAGCAAACCACTGACGCAAGCGGTGGCAGCGCTCGGTTATACCCAACCGACCACGATCCAGGCCAAAGCGATCCCGGTGATCCTGGAAGGCAAGAACCTGATTGCCGCTGCGCAAACCGGCACCGGTAAAACGGCCAGCTTCGTGCTGCCTATCCTGGAAAAGCTGAGCCAGGGACAGACGAAAAAGAAAAAGCGGATCCGTGCACTGATCCTAGTCCCGACCCGCGAGTTGGCCATTCAGGTTGAAGAGAAGATCACCCAGTATGGTCAGGACCTGGGGCTGACGTCGCTGGCGATGTATGGCGGGGTCGACGAGCAGCAGCAGAAACAGCGTCTGATTGAAGGCGTGGACGTGTTGGTGGCAACGCCGGGTCGTCTGCTGGATTTGTATGGCCAGCGGGCTGTGTATTTCGAAGAAGTCGAAATGCTGGTGCTGGATGAAGCCGACCGCATGCTGGATATGGGCTTTATCGATGATCTGAACAAGATCCTGGATCGCCTGCCGGAAGACATTCAGCAGTTGCTGTTTTCCGCGACGTTGTCGCGTAAAGTCCGTGATCTGGCGAAGTCTGCGGTGATCGATCCGCATGAAATCACCATCGCCGCCAATCAGGCATCGAAAGCCAATATTGAACAGTGGTTGATCACGGTCGATAAAGATAAAAAGTCGGCTTTGCTGAGCCACTTAATCAACGAAAACCAGTGGGATCAGGCGCTGATTTTTATCGAAACCAAACACGGCGCGGCAAAGCTGGTGTCCCAGTTGGAAAAACGCGGCATTGCAGCGGAAGCGTTCCACAGCGGGCGCAGCCAGGCCGCACGTGCTCAGTTGCTGGAAGATTTTAAAGCCGGCAGCCTGAAATATCTGGTGGCAACCGGGGTTGCGGCGCGCGGGATCGATATCGAAGAGCTGTCGCGTGTGGTGAACTATGATCTGCCGTTCCCGGCGGATGAATATGTCCACCGGATTGGCCGGACCGGCCGGGCAAATGCCTCGGGTGAGGCGATCTCGTTTGTCTCGAAAGACAACTTCAAAAACCTGTGCATGATCGAAAGCCGCCTGGGCCATCTGATTGAACGCCGGGAAGTGGAAGGTTTTGCACCGAAAAAACCGGTGCCGATCTCGATTCTGAACTACGTCCCGAAAAGCAAGCGACAGCCGCAGGACAAAGGCTGA
- a CDS encoding sensor histidine kinase, with amino-acid sequence MSSKQKVEVALALTQRQLFRKFMAILLLALLVIEAVVGGIFFYDLYRVETKIMTSLSVEYQRILKFESDDKLDHVIRANPQRLVDNHIAAFVVPNPAAGATSGERAQVRFLAGEGQIPADLDFSAFQVGDHSWISAFLANPYMTLKMQGKDHDFWLVLDNQARYPVAMKQWLMTFLALVLLACFTSVFIWRLIHNTLQPLVVLGHHLDDLSRGTLDAFARHAGEAEVPQGLAAINHSVREAVSRLHGVVTTMDRTLDAIAHDIRTPLSRIQLSTENALLSALQGDEKSALQANALADCSEYAAQASNLLTALMKLNDEQTGKRTVQRIPVNVNDILRRVASWYEDIAELKGIELQCDPAPSLMMDSDADKLTQILVNLVDNALKFTEAGGRVTLTSAALAQGGVALQVADTGIGIAPEHQALVFKRLYRVDESRSNTEGYGLGLSLAAAMVRNLGGTMTLTSAPGQGSTFCVLFPNAVE; translated from the coding sequence ATGTCCTCAAAGCAGAAGGTTGAAGTTGCCCTGGCTCTGACTCAGCGCCAGCTGTTTCGCAAGTTTATGGCCATTTTGCTGTTGGCGTTGCTGGTGATTGAAGCCGTGGTCGGCGGCATTTTCTTCTATGACCTGTATCGGGTTGAGACCAAAATCATGACGTCCTTGTCGGTGGAGTACCAGCGGATCCTCAAGTTTGAGTCCGATGACAAGCTGGACCATGTGATCCGAGCCAATCCGCAACGACTGGTGGACAATCATATCGCGGCGTTTGTTGTACCAAACCCCGCTGCTGGAGCGACGTCCGGTGAGAGAGCCCAAGTCCGGTTTCTGGCCGGGGAGGGGCAAATTCCTGCGGATCTCGATTTTTCAGCCTTTCAGGTCGGTGATCATTCCTGGATCAGCGCGTTTCTCGCCAATCCCTACATGACGCTCAAGATGCAGGGGAAGGATCACGACTTTTGGTTGGTGCTCGATAACCAGGCCCGCTACCCGGTAGCGATGAAACAGTGGCTGATGACTTTCCTGGCCTTGGTTCTACTGGCGTGTTTCACTTCGGTGTTTATCTGGCGATTGATCCATAATACCTTGCAGCCGCTCGTGGTGTTGGGCCATCACCTGGATGATTTGAGTCGGGGCACGCTGGATGCTTTTGCCCGGCATGCCGGTGAAGCGGAAGTACCGCAGGGACTGGCCGCGATTAACCACAGCGTGCGCGAGGCCGTTTCGCGGCTGCATGGCGTCGTGACGACCATGGATCGGACTCTGGATGCGATTGCCCATGATATTCGAACGCCGCTGTCGCGAATTCAGTTGTCGACGGAAAACGCCTTGCTGAGCGCGCTGCAAGGTGACGAAAAATCGGCCTTGCAGGCCAATGCGCTGGCGGATTGCTCCGAATATGCGGCCCAGGCGAGTAACCTGCTGACCGCGTTGATGAAGCTCAACGATGAGCAAACCGGCAAACGTACGGTGCAGCGAATCCCGGTGAACGTGAACGACATCTTGCGGCGTGTGGCGAGTTGGTATGAGGACATTGCCGAACTCAAAGGGATTGAGCTCCAATGTGATCCGGCCCCAAGTCTGATGATGGACTCAGACGCAGACAAATTGACGCAAATCCTGGTCAATCTGGTCGATAACGCGCTGAAGTTTACTGAAGCTGGCGGGCGGGTGACGCTGACATCGGCAGCGCTGGCACAGGGCGGAGTCGCCCTGCAAGTGGCCGATACCGGGATTGGGATTGCCCCGGAGCATCAGGCGCTGGTCTTTAAACGCTTGTACCGCGTCGATGAAAGTCGCAGTAATACGGAAGGTTACGGGTTGGGGCTCTCTCTGGCAGCGGCGATGGTACGCAATCTTGGCGGGACAATGACGCTGACCTCTGCGCCGGGGCAGGGCAGTACCTTTTGCGTGCTGTTTCCGAACGCGGTTGAATAA
- the thiE gene encoding thiamine phosphate synthase, with product MNPYRLYLVTDDQQDLATLTSVVAQAVAGGVTMVQVREKHGDVRAFIERAQAVKDILRGTGVPLIINDRVDVALTVDADGVHLGQSDMPAVLARQLIGEDKLLGLSIENEQQLIEAESLPLDYLGLSAIFTTPTKTDIKKAWGIDGLAMAIAQSSYPIVAIGGINAANLDAVVETGVDGIALVSAICHADSPRDAAAVLRQQLAAQETVRE from the coding sequence GTGAACCCATATCGTTTATATCTGGTGACAGACGATCAGCAAGATCTTGCGACCCTGACCTCGGTTGTGGCACAGGCCGTTGCGGGTGGGGTGACCATGGTGCAGGTGCGGGAAAAGCACGGCGATGTTCGTGCGTTTATCGAGCGGGCACAGGCAGTGAAAGACATCCTTCGCGGCACGGGTGTGCCTTTGATCATCAATGATCGCGTCGATGTCGCCCTGACGGTCGATGCCGATGGTGTCCATCTGGGGCAATCGGATATGCCAGCGGTACTGGCGCGCCAACTGATTGGTGAAGACAAGCTGCTCGGCTTGTCGATTGAAAACGAGCAGCAGCTCATTGAAGCCGAATCGTTGCCGTTGGATTATCTGGGCCTGAGTGCGATTTTTACCACTCCGACCAAAACCGATATCAAAAAAGCCTGGGGCATTGATGGGCTGGCCATGGCGATTGCCCAAAGCAGTTATCCCATCGTTGCGATTGGCGGGATCAACGCCGCCAATCTCGATGCGGTGGTGGAAACGGGCGTTGACGGGATTGCGCTGGTCTCAGCCATTTGCCACGCCGACTCACCGCGTGATGCGGCGGCTGTTCTGCGGCAACAGCTGGCTGCGCAGGAAACCGTGCGTGAATGA
- a CDS encoding ABC-F family ATP-binding cassette domain-containing protein, producing MSLLVIQNLTYQVADKVLYQDANFALHTGEHIGVTGHNGVGKSTLLKLLQGEYLPDQGEIHWQPNRVMGYLDQHGTVNKALSIQDYLASAFAELFEAEQILMALYEQMAIDTSTVLLNRAAALQSLLEKEQFYTLDHRITQIAAGLGIDRFGLETRMGALSGGQRHKVMLAKLLLQQPDVLLLDEPTNYLDTDHVEWLGGFLEQYPGAFMVVSHDIAFLERIANGICDIDHQQIKKYKGHYAKAMAQKAQEQQHLVKQFEAQQRQIEKLEAYISKNGAGVNATIANGRKKQLAKIDRLAKPEEKSTPAFHFAAAPLNAQRVIATRGLKIGYQRPLLPPVNLDIQRGEKIAIVGFNGMGKSTLLKTLIGEVDALSGQVETAKGIKWGYFAQDLYWPYPDSTPVQVVRAANAALNDKMAHQQLARFGVSGRKAQQSLATLSGGEQTKVKLCCLAVENTNVLILDEPTTHLDVDVKSALKEALMRYDGTVVLVSHEAEFVRGWPDKVFDISQLNPTSA from the coding sequence ATGAGTTTATTAGTGATTCAAAACCTGACATATCAGGTTGCCGACAAAGTATTATATCAAGATGCCAATTTCGCCCTGCACACCGGCGAGCACATCGGGGTGACCGGCCACAACGGCGTTGGAAAAAGTACCCTGCTGAAACTCCTGCAAGGGGAGTATTTACCGGATCAGGGGGAGATCCATTGGCAGCCGAATCGTGTGATGGGGTATCTGGATCAGCACGGGACGGTCAACAAGGCGTTGTCGATTCAGGATTACCTCGCTTCTGCATTTGCCGAGCTGTTCGAGGCGGAACAGATCCTGATGGCCTTGTACGAACAGATGGCAATCGATACCTCGACGGTGCTGCTCAACCGGGCTGCGGCACTGCAGTCGCTGTTGGAAAAAGAGCAGTTCTACACCCTGGATCACCGGATCACCCAGATTGCAGCCGGGTTGGGGATAGACCGCTTCGGACTCGAGACCCGGATGGGCGCGCTCAGCGGCGGCCAGCGGCACAAGGTGATGTTGGCTAAACTGCTGTTGCAACAACCGGATGTGCTGTTGCTTGATGAGCCGACCAACTATCTCGATACCGATCATGTCGAATGGCTGGGCGGGTTTCTCGAACAGTATCCGGGCGCATTTATGGTGGTGTCGCACGACATCGCATTTCTTGAGCGCATTGCCAATGGCATCTGTGACATTGACCATCAGCAGATCAAAAAATACAAAGGTCACTACGCCAAGGCGATGGCGCAGAAAGCGCAGGAGCAGCAGCATCTGGTCAAACAATTTGAAGCGCAGCAACGCCAGATTGAAAAGCTCGAGGCTTACATTTCCAAAAATGGTGCCGGGGTCAATGCGACCATCGCCAATGGCCGCAAGAAGCAGCTGGCCAAGATTGATCGGCTGGCGAAACCGGAAGAAAAGTCCACGCCGGCATTTCACTTCGCCGCCGCACCGCTGAACGCCCAGCGGGTGATTGCCACCCGAGGCTTGAAGATTGGCTATCAGCGACCACTGTTGCCGCCGGTGAACCTGGATATCCAGCGCGGCGAGAAAATCGCAATTGTCGGCTTTAACGGAATGGGGAAATCGACCTTACTGAAAACCCTGATCGGCGAGGTCGATGCACTCTCAGGCCAGGTGGAAACCGCCAAGGGTATCAAGTGGGGTTATTTTGCCCAGGACTTGTATTGGCCGTACCCGGACAGTACCCCGGTTCAGGTGGTGCGGGCGGCCAATGCTGCCCTGAATGATAAAATGGCCCATCAGCAACTGGCCCGGTTTGGTGTTTCCGGTCGCAAAGCGCAGCAAAGCCTGGCAACGCTGAGTGGCGGTGAGCAAACCAAGGTGAAGCTGTGCTGTCTGGCGGTGGAGAACACCAATGTCTTGATCCTGGATGAGCCGACCACGCATTTGGATGTCGATGTGAAATCGGCGCTGAAGGAAGCTTTGATGCGCTATGACGGTACCGTGGTGTTGGTCTCGCACGAAGCCGAATTTGTGCGGGGCTGGCCGGATAAAGTGTTTGATATTTCGCAGCTCAATCCGACTTCGGCGTAA
- the thiM gene encoding hydroxyethylthiazole kinase, with the protein MNTETIVSALNAVRQQKPLVVNITNYVVMNNTANALLALGASPIMAHSREEMAEMMRFAGALVVNIGTLDSAWTPRMAYAVEQANRHGKPVVLDPVGCGASTLRTQTSRQIAQAAAQLIIRGNASEIIALAGEAGQNKGVDALDSSEAAVGAARHLAEVYGCNVVISGATDVVVTAEGEVRLRNGHAMMPFVTGMGCTLSALTGAFAAVGETTGLAAAAVLGIAGEIAAEQSAGPGSLQLNLLDALYQLDEATLRQRLKLA; encoded by the coding sequence ATGAATACCGAAACTATCGTCTCCGCACTGAATGCCGTGCGTCAGCAAAAGCCGCTGGTGGTCAATATCACCAATTACGTTGTCATGAACAACACCGCCAATGCGTTGCTGGCACTGGGTGCATCCCCGATCATGGCGCATTCGCGTGAGGAAATGGCTGAAATGATGCGTTTTGCCGGTGCGTTGGTGGTGAATATCGGCACCCTGGATAGTGCCTGGACGCCGCGCATGGCTTATGCCGTTGAGCAAGCGAATCGACATGGTAAGCCGGTAGTGCTGGATCCGGTCGGTTGTGGGGCCAGCACCCTGCGTACCCAAACGTCGCGTCAGATCGCTCAGGCGGCAGCGCAGCTGATCATCCGCGGCAATGCCTCGGAGATTATTGCGTTAGCCGGAGAAGCAGGCCAGAACAAAGGGGTCGATGCATTGGACAGCAGTGAAGCTGCCGTGGGGGCGGCGCGTCATCTGGCCGAGGTCTATGGTTGCAATGTGGTGATTTCAGGCGCGACCGACGTCGTGGTGACCGCGGAAGGCGAGGTTCGGCTGCGCAACGGCCATGCCATGATGCCGTTTGTCACCGGGATGGGCTGTACGCTGTCGGCGCTGACCGGCGCCTTTGCGGCAGTGGGCGAAACCACGGGTCTTGCTGCCGCCGCTGTCCTGGGGATTGCCGGAGAAATCGCCGCTGAGCAGTCCGCCGGGCCCGGAAGCCTGCAGCTTAACCTGCTCGATGCGCTGTATCAGCTCGATGAAGCCACGTTGCGCCAGCGCCTGAAGTTGGCCTAA
- a CDS encoding response regulator transcription factor, translating to MNVLLIEDDLHITRFLTQGFMQEGYTVTQAGDGVDGLHYATTAHYDVIVLDLMLPKKDGLQVLAELRGMGHTTPVIILSAKHSVEERVLGLRSGADDYLVKPFAFSELLARCQILTRRSPSQAAPAHQLSYHDLTLDLLKHSLHRGGQPIPLNQREFMLMQLLLQHPEKVLSKTAILEQVWGYQFDPQTNVVDVLVCRLRGKVDKHFDLPLIHTIRGVGYVLKAEG from the coding sequence GTGAACGTATTACTGATCGAAGATGATCTGCACATCACCCGGTTTCTGACCCAGGGCTTTATGCAGGAAGGTTACACTGTGACTCAGGCAGGCGATGGCGTTGACGGGCTGCATTATGCGACCACCGCCCACTATGACGTGATTGTGCTGGACTTGATGTTGCCGAAGAAAGACGGGCTGCAAGTGCTTGCCGAGCTGCGCGGCATGGGGCATACCACCCCGGTGATCATTCTCAGCGCCAAACATTCCGTGGAAGAGCGGGTGTTGGGGCTTCGCTCCGGCGCGGACGACTATCTGGTCAAGCCGTTTGCCTTTTCCGAGCTGCTGGCCCGCTGCCAGATCTTAACCCGCAGAAGCCCGTCTCAGGCCGCACCTGCGCATCAGCTGAGTTATCATGATCTCACCCTGGATTTACTCAAACATAGCTTGCACCGCGGCGGACAGCCGATCCCACTCAATCAGCGGGAGTTTATGTTGATGCAGTTGTTGTTGCAGCATCCGGAAAAAGTGCTGTCGAAAACGGCGATCCTGGAGCAGGTGTGGGGCTATCAGTTTGATCCGCAAACCAATGTGGTTGATGTACTGGTCTGTCGTCTGCGCGGCAAAGTGGATAAGCACTTTGACTTACCCTTAATCCACACCATCCGAGGCGTCGGCTATGTCCTCAAAGCAGAAGGTTGA
- a CDS encoding GNAT family N-acetyltransferase, whose protein sequence is MIHQNNIRQFYEVEVAYSRFNNLRTFSTGLPSEMRVIEQAGLTVFVDPTRPYDNRILGLNADNEVHLETVLGEYPEPIAPYLELEPEAVSQVLSNRLVSLGYLPVLSLEYLALPLERYDAAQCPTDIHVERWGPERADDFLALLKTSGVQCSDEIWALKRQFYCTEQFRCFVAMVDEQPCAWATSFIEQGTALLANAYTQETSRGRGCQTALLHARARDAQSLGCTDLLTDVLPQSQSALNCKKLGFSTLTVRSIWERTVAG, encoded by the coding sequence TGCGCACCTTCTCGACCGGACTGCCCAGCGAGATGCGGGTGATCGAACAAGCGGGCTTGACGGTTTTTGTTGATCCCACTCGTCCGTATGATAACCGGATCCTCGGGCTGAATGCAGACAATGAAGTTCACCTGGAGACTGTGCTCGGCGAATATCCCGAACCGATTGCACCCTATCTCGAACTCGAACCCGAAGCGGTGTCGCAGGTGCTGTCGAACCGGCTGGTATCGCTGGGCTATCTGCCGGTGTTGTCTCTGGAATATCTGGCGTTACCTCTGGAGCGTTATGATGCCGCACAGTGCCCGACGGATATTCATGTCGAGCGGTGGGGACCGGAACGCGCGGATGATTTCCTGGCGCTGCTGAAAACTTCCGGCGTCCAGTGCAGTGATGAGATTTGGGCGCTGAAACGCCAGTTTTACTGCACCGAGCAGTTTCGCTGTTTTGTCGCCATGGTCGATGAGCAACCCTGCGCCTGGGCCACATCATTCATCGAGCAGGGGACCGCGCTGCTGGCTAATGCTTATACCCAGGAAACGAGCCGTGGACGGGGATGCCAGACTGCGTTGCTGCATGCCCGTGCCAGAGACGCGCAGTCACTGGGCTGCACTGACTTGCTGACGGATGTGCTGCCGCAAAGTCAGAGCGCGCTGAATTGTAAAAAACTGGGCTTCTCAACCCTGACGGTGCGTTCGATTTGGGAGCGGACTGTCGCGGGATAA
- a CDS encoding GlcG/HbpS family heme-binding protein → MKTTLLSTLFAGLAATSFQASAENQAATISIAQISSATAFALSQEAVAQCSAKGYTVTATVVDVTGNVIAQLRADNAGKHTLDSSRKKAFTAASMKQPTANLMKTIADKPMLQPLKDMDDNLLLLAGGLPLTVNNTVIGAIGVGGAPGGHLDVQCAEAAINKVL, encoded by the coding sequence TTGAAAACAACGCTACTGAGCACCCTCTTCGCAGGTCTGGCTGCAACGTCTTTCCAGGCCAGTGCCGAGAATCAGGCAGCCACGATTTCGATTGCCCAAATCTCATCAGCCACGGCATTTGCGCTGAGCCAGGAGGCTGTCGCGCAGTGTTCAGCCAAAGGCTACACAGTCACCGCCACCGTTGTGGATGTCACCGGCAACGTCATTGCACAGCTTCGCGCAGACAATGCGGGTAAGCACACCCTCGACAGCTCACGCAAAAAAGCCTTCACCGCCGCGAGCATGAAACAACCGACGGCCAACCTGATGAAGACCATCGCGGATAAGCCGATGTTGCAACCGCTGAAAGATATGGATGACAACCTGTTGCTCCTGGCTGGCGGCCTGCCGCTGACCGTCAACAATACGGTGATCGGTGCCATTGGTGTCGGCGGCGCGCCGGGTGGCCACCTGGATGTGCAGTGCGCTGAAGCCGCGATCAACAAGGTGCTGTGA